The segment AAGAGCACCAGGCTCCCAATCCTTGAATGTTCCGATTATTTTAGGGTAGGTACCTGTGGTTTGGTGGGACGTTTCCATCCTCTGGATGAGTGCTCGCACTGCGGCCGCGGACTGTCAGTTTTGGGCTGCTCTTTTGGGGATTGTTTGCAGGTTTTTTGCTGAACAAATGGCGCGCGTTCCTTCGAGCCACCTATGAACACCTCCaggcaatttttcttttacctccCACGAGAGGGGAGTGGTTTCAGGtggcagctgggaggaggaaTGATTGCAACACAAAAGAGCAGGGGAATATGGGAGGGAGAAGAAATTCATCTTACCTTGGGAATCTCGCTGATTTACGGGCAgaagcgagcggggctgggcacACCTCGGCAGGGAGCGCTCACCTTCCCTTGCAGGCCGAGCTGGCGGCAAGGAATCTGCCCTGTTGTGCTGGGAAGACTTTGTGAAACTCATCTTCCACCCGGTCACCGAGAGCCCGGAGCGGATTTGTCTTTGCAGACCTGGACTTTTCTCCCCGATGCGCGGCCGCACCTGGCTGGGCGCTGCGCTCGTCCTTGGGGTGCAGCTCCGAGGTAAGGAAACCTGTCCCTGGCCGGCCGTGCTGCCGTCCTCACCCCCCTCTTCTGATCCCTTAAATTATCCCTAAGGCAGAGGCTTTCCCCCCGTCCTTGCTGCGATTCTTTCTGTGCGGGGTTCGCTGGAAGTGGCACGAAGCGGTTGAGTTTCTTCCCCGGCAGGTTTAGGCGTATTCCAGCGGAAGAACACCGATTTCCTTCACTGATCTCCTCCTCAGCTCGGGTTTCAAcatctttttctctcctgccaGGAATCTGAACTTTACTCCCAgcctttttgtcttttttttcccccctaccTTTGTTCCTAAACAATCAGGGATTGTCCAGGAGCCCCAGGTTCAGATCCTTTACACAGCAAAGGTTCCAGACGGACACGAAACTCACTTGGATTTTCAGTGGTTTATATCAAAACACCCGGATTTTAAGAATGACACATCCTTCTTTCCCAAATGCATCAGCACGCGGCGCGGGTGTAATCTGCCTTgggaaaaagtattttacaCTTATTTCTCACTTAGTTCTTTTCAAGgagtttaaaatgaaaatatttggcaCCGAGTCTTCGTATGAGCAATGTGATCTCTGCCAGTGAAGTTTCCCACGTGTGAATACCCTCAGTGTTTCGGCATTCCAAGTATTTTCCCTTTTGAGATAAGGAATTATTTGGAAGGAAGTATTTAGTCATAAATTACTTCCAAATACGTCTTTATTATGAAGTTATGTTTTACAACCCTAGATAAGCTTTTTTTTGGCTGGAATCACACTGGGGTGAGTTAACTTCCTAAGGTGACAGGAtagtgatattttctttttccttcactagcaatcattaatttttcttatttttcattttcctcctctcttttccttgctctccctcctgctggTTGTCCCTCTTCCAGGGGAGCATCAAGTGAGCGATGCtcacttatttttaaagcagcagctgtggtggtTGTGGGGATGTTTCTTGGATAAACAAATCCACATTTACCTTGAGGATTTCCTCTAGAATTCCTCAGCCTGACTGAATTTacctgcagctgcccagctgggccATAAACCCTCTAAAACTGGCTCTGGATACATCAGTAAGAGCAGTTTCACTGTGGTGTGCATGAGGCTGAGTATAAAGTGTATAAAGGGAAGTTCTAGCACGGGAAACAGCAGTTATTGAGTGGGTTTCAGTCCAGTTTGAGAAGGTTTTTCTGAATCAATCTGCAGGACCACCCCCCTTGGAATGTGCCTGACACACTCAGGTTATCCATTGCCAGCGCACATAAGGCTCCCAAAGAACTCAAGCTGATAAGGAGCAGTGATGAGCTCACTCCAAACAGCGATTTCCCCCCTCTGAGCCCTCTGTTTGCCCTGCAGCGCTGTGGCTGGCGGCAGCAGTGGAAGTTCACACTGCCGAGGAGGTGGTTGCCGTGAACGGGACCAACCAGCGGCTGAAATGcaccttttccagcagcagccccgTGAGCGATCAGCTGTTAGTGAGCTGGAACTTCCAGCCCGAGGACCTGAGCTCTCACGAGCCGGTGAGTGAGATCTTTGTGCTCCGTTTCAGGGGTTCACCCTTGCCCCAACACCCAGCACTGGGTGAGCAGGGAGTGGGTATGGACACACCCAAAACCCACAAGTACATTTGGGCCTTTGTCACTTGTAGTGATTAATCCGAGTTCTGTTTATAGACCCTGCCTAAAAAACACCCTCTCATGTTTAGTTTTGGGTGATCAGGGTTAAAATATTTGTGGCTTGATAAAGCTGGACCTGCTGACACCACAGCTGAGCCCTGTCTTAGGTGACATCCTGCACCTGACGCAACTTCAGAAATCttccaggtcccttccaacccaggccattcgaCATTTCGGTGATTTTTGTAGGTATTTCGCTACCTGAAGGAGCCCTACAAGCCCCCCTCTGGAAGGTTTAAAGAGCGAGTCACCTGGGATGGGAACATCGAGCGTAACGATGTTTCCATCATCATCTGGAACCTGCAGCCCACTGACAACGGGACCTTCACCTGCCAGGTGACAAACCGGCCAGATGTCTATGGCACCATCGGGGAGGTGCGACTCCGGGTTGTGCAGAAAGGTGAGAGGCCAAGAAACTCCCCCCGAGGCCGTGTGGATTTAGCCAGAGTGGCCTTCCTCCGCACCCGGGAAAACTATGGGAGAAAAGGGGTTGTAAGTAGAAAgca is part of the Corvus hawaiiensis isolate bCorHaw1 chromosome 25, bCorHaw1.pri.cur, whole genome shotgun sequence genome and harbors:
- the LOC125338357 gene encoding myelin protein zero-like protein 2, producing MRGRTWLGAALVLGVQLRALWLAAAVEVHTAEEVVAVNGTNQRLKCTFSSSSPVSDQLLVSWNFQPEDLSSHEPVFRYLKEPYKPPSGRFKERVTWDGNIERNDVSIIIWNLQPTDNGTFTCQVTNRPDVYGTIGEVRLRVVQKVTFSEIHFLAIAIGSASGLMIIVVTAVIICRQHRRKARDKRIEVADTELKEKESLKMREEKEPIPLED